A genome region from Natronosalvus rutilus includes the following:
- the argF gene encoding ornithine carbamoyltransferase — translation MTGDSSRPAHASRSAAGIEGDVRHLLDIDDLSREELFTVLDRAADYKLAQTRGEGHADLPGKTLGMLFQKPSTRTRVSFETGMTHLGGHAIFLGADDIQLGRGEPLKDTARTLSRYVDAVMARVFKHENIRVMAEYADVPIVNGLTDDAHPCQTLADLLTIRERFADLDSVSATWIGDGNNVAQSFVLGCALAGIDLTVATPEDHGIDEAVLERAADLGTAPTVTHDPVEAVTDANVVYTDVWVSMGQEDEREIRLRAFEGFQVNQELLEHAPEAAVMHCLPAHRGEEITDAVIESERSIVFDQAENRLHTQKAVLSWLLE, via the coding sequence ATGACGGGCGACTCGAGTCGTCCCGCCCACGCGAGTCGCTCGGCGGCCGGAATCGAGGGTGACGTGCGCCACCTGCTCGACATCGACGACCTCTCTCGCGAGGAACTGTTTACCGTCCTGGACCGGGCGGCCGATTACAAACTCGCCCAGACGCGCGGCGAGGGCCACGCCGACTTGCCAGGGAAAACGCTGGGCATGCTCTTCCAGAAGCCCAGCACTCGGACGCGCGTCTCCTTCGAGACGGGGATGACCCACCTCGGCGGTCACGCCATCTTCCTCGGAGCCGACGACATCCAGCTGGGTCGTGGCGAACCACTCAAAGACACCGCGAGGACTCTCTCGCGGTACGTCGACGCGGTGATGGCACGGGTGTTCAAACACGAGAATATTCGGGTGATGGCCGAGTACGCGGACGTGCCGATCGTCAACGGGCTGACCGACGACGCCCACCCGTGCCAGACGCTGGCTGACCTCCTGACGATCCGCGAGCGCTTCGCCGACCTGGATTCCGTCTCGGCGACCTGGATCGGCGACGGGAACAACGTTGCTCAGTCGTTCGTCCTCGGCTGTGCGCTCGCCGGAATCGACCTCACGGTGGCGACGCCCGAGGATCACGGCATCGACGAGGCCGTCCTCGAGCGGGCGGCCGATCTCGGAACGGCGCCGACGGTTACGCACGACCCCGTCGAGGCGGTGACGGACGCGAACGTCGTCTACACCGACGTCTGGGTCAGCATGGGCCAGGAGGACGAACGCGAGATTCGCCTCCGGGCGTTCGAGGGGTTCCAGGTCAACCAGGAACTGCTCGAGCACGCGCCCGAAGCGGCCGTGATGCACTGTCTGCCGGCCCACCGCGGTGAGGAGATCACCGACGCCGTCATTGAGAGCGAGCGTTCGATCGTGTTCGATCAGGCAGAAAATCGGCTCCACACCCAGAAGGCGGTGTTGAGCTGGTTGCTCGAGTAA
- a CDS encoding transcription factor S, with product MEFCDECGSMMKADDGYWVCGSCDFTKPKGDSDEYVVTEDQEATEVIESSDETSLPKTEARCPECGHDQAYWYLQQTRSADESETRFFICAECEYKWREDDN from the coding sequence ATGGAATTCTGCGACGAATGTGGCTCGATGATGAAGGCGGACGATGGCTACTGGGTCTGCGGTAGCTGCGACTTTACGAAACCGAAAGGCGACAGCGACGAGTACGTAGTCACCGAAGACCAGGAGGCGACCGAGGTGATTGAGTCCTCCGACGAGACGTCGCTCCCGAAGACCGAGGCCCGGTGCCCCGAGTGTGGCCACGACCAGGCGTACTGGTACCTCCAGCAGACGCGCTCGGCGGACGAGTCCGAGACCCGGTTCTTCATCTGCGCGGAGTGCGAGTACAAGTGGCGCGAAGACGACAACTGA
- a CDS encoding methyltransferase domain-containing protein, which translates to MNASDAGEPVAEAEAEPTDRPPVLLVHEDREHLVQPGEEFGSDLGVLEVPTDVEPGQVLETHLGTEFRVRKLRGPDLFHHFERTGAPMVPRDVGLVIGETGIGVGDRVLDTGTGTGVLAASMARAGASVVSYERDPEFADVARENMALGGVSSDVEVRTGDLRDDLETLAAGPGFDVLTLDTGDAPTIVEHTPDLLAEGGFVAVYSPFVETARETSEAAREAGLSNVVTRETIQREMTFDDRGSRPSTAPVGHTGYLIVARLE; encoded by the coding sequence GTGAACGCGAGCGACGCGGGCGAACCGGTAGCCGAAGCCGAAGCGGAACCCACCGACCGACCGCCAGTCCTGCTCGTCCACGAGGACCGCGAACACCTCGTCCAGCCCGGCGAGGAGTTCGGCTCCGACCTCGGTGTCCTCGAGGTCCCCACCGACGTCGAACCAGGGCAGGTCCTCGAGACCCACCTCGGCACCGAGTTTCGCGTCCGAAAGCTCCGCGGTCCCGACCTCTTCCATCACTTCGAGCGCACCGGCGCCCCGATGGTGCCACGAGACGTCGGCCTCGTGATCGGCGAGACTGGCATCGGTGTCGGCGACCGCGTGCTCGACACCGGTACCGGAACCGGCGTCCTCGCGGCCTCGATGGCCCGCGCTGGCGCATCGGTGGTGAGCTACGAGCGCGACCCCGAGTTCGCCGACGTCGCACGGGAGAACATGGCCCTGGGTGGCGTCTCGAGCGACGTCGAGGTTCGGACGGGCGACCTTCGAGATGACCTCGAGACCCTCGCAGCGGGCCCCGGTTTCGACGTCCTCACCCTCGATACGGGCGACGCGCCGACCATCGTCGAGCACACGCCCGACCTCCTTGCCGAGGGCGGGTTCGTGGCCGTCTACAGCCCGTTCGTCGAGACCGCCCGCGAGACCAGCGAGGCCGCTCGCGAGGCCGGACTCTCGAATGTCGTCACCCGCGAGACCATCCAGCGGGAGATGACCTTCGACGACCGGGGGTCGCGGCCGTCGACCGCCCCCGTCGGCCACACCGGGTACCTGATCGTGGCTCGACTCGAGTGA
- a CDS encoding nascent polypeptide-associated complex protein codes for MFGGGGGLNPRKMEQMMKQMGIDVDEIDAEEVIIRTADHDLVFTDADVTKMDARGQETYQVIGTPEERERGSAGDTGGADADTDESGADTGSAIPDSDIEIVAARTGVSDDEAREALEAEDGDLAAAVERLE; via the coding sequence ATGTTTGGAGGTGGCGGCGGACTCAATCCACGGAAGATGGAACAGATGATGAAACAGATGGGGATCGACGTCGACGAAATCGACGCCGAGGAGGTCATCATCCGGACGGCCGACCACGACCTCGTCTTCACCGACGCGGACGTCACGAAGATGGACGCCCGCGGCCAGGAGACCTACCAGGTCATCGGGACGCCTGAGGAGCGCGAGCGCGGGAGTGCCGGTGACACTGGCGGCGCCGACGCGGACACCGACGAATCCGGCGCCGATACCGGGTCGGCCATCCCCGACTCGGACATCGAAATCGTCGCCGCCCGCACCGGCGTCAGCGACGACGAAGCCCGCGAAGCCCTCGAGGCCGAGGACGGCGACCTCGCAGCCGCAGTCGAACGCCTCGAGTGA
- a CDS encoding class I SAM-dependent methyltransferase, translated as MTEEHDGKRETAVAFDTATDHYLDSDVHRRGADLERLTSWCADATCALDVATGAGHTAGAVAARGVPTVVASDAAPSMVETAVDAFDGLEGAVVDAERLPFARDAFDAVTCRIAAHHFPNPTAFVSEVSRVLESGGTLALEDNVAPVDPSLGEFINRVERLRDPTHIESYTIERWHEWLREAGFALEETVQLRKQLEFESWTDGQSCTGEERKRVERTLREASDEAAETFDIRVEDGRVVSFAPLKALVRARRLE; from the coding sequence GTGACCGAGGAACACGATGGAAAACGGGAGACGGCCGTTGCGTTCGACACCGCTACCGACCACTACCTCGACAGCGACGTCCATCGCCGCGGCGCCGACCTCGAGCGACTGACGTCGTGGTGTGCGGATGCGACGTGCGCCCTGGACGTCGCGACGGGCGCGGGCCACACCGCTGGTGCCGTCGCCGCTCGAGGCGTTCCAACCGTCGTCGCGAGCGATGCCGCGCCGTCCATGGTCGAAACTGCCGTCGACGCCTTCGACGGCCTCGAGGGGGCCGTCGTCGACGCCGAGCGCCTTCCGTTCGCCCGCGACGCGTTCGATGCCGTCACCTGTCGGATCGCCGCCCACCACTTCCCGAACCCGACGGCGTTCGTGAGCGAGGTGTCCCGCGTGCTCGAGTCAGGTGGAACGCTCGCGCTCGAGGATAACGTAGCGCCCGTGGACCCGTCGCTCGGCGAGTTCATCAACCGCGTCGAACGGCTCCGTGACCCGACCCACATCGAGTCCTACACGATCGAACGGTGGCACGAGTGGCTCCGCGAAGCGGGGTTCGCGCTCGAGGAGACGGTTCAGCTGCGAAAGCAACTCGAGTTCGAATCCTGGACCGACGGCCAGTCCTGTACCGGCGAGGAGCGAAAACGGGTCGAACGAACGCTACGGGAGGCCTCCGACGAGGCGGCCGAGACGTTCGACATTCGGGTCGAAGACGGTCGCGTCGTCTCGTTCGCCCCGCTCAAAGCGCTGGTTCGAGCGCGACGCCTCGAGTGA
- a CDS encoding PUA domain-containing protein, with amino-acid sequence MNGHAVDESGRDENADLRTIADYQFGAGAGAALFPPGEDRRIERTTSGRPQQIHAGRGRIVSFGTDGRFTLGLEGGRRLHQALEPPAYRIVVDDESEPFVRDGKNVFSKFVLEAGPEIRPGDEVLVVHERGDLLAVGRAELDGESILDFESGMAVNVRSGASRADD; translated from the coding sequence ATGAACGGGCACGCCGTCGACGAGAGCGGGAGAGACGAAAATGCCGACCTGCGGACCATCGCAGACTACCAGTTCGGGGCCGGCGCCGGCGCGGCGCTGTTCCCGCCCGGCGAGGACCGTCGCATCGAACGGACGACCTCGGGTCGTCCCCAGCAGATCCACGCTGGCCGTGGGCGAATCGTCTCCTTCGGCACCGACGGCCGCTTCACCCTCGGCCTCGAGGGCGGCCGCCGCCTCCACCAGGCGCTCGAGCCGCCTGCCTACCGAATCGTCGTCGACGACGAGAGCGAACCGTTCGTCCGCGACGGTAAGAACGTCTTCTCGAAGTTCGTCCTCGAGGCGGGGCCCGAGATTCGGCCGGGCGACGAGGTGCTCGTCGTCCACGAGCGGGGCGACCTGCTCGCAGTCGGCCGCGCGGAACTCGACGGCGAGTCGATCCTCGACTTCGAGTCAGGGATGGCGGTGAACGTTCGGAGCGGAGCGAGTCGGGCGGACGACTAG
- a CDS encoding M20 family metallopeptidase: protein MGDSEGFDPIAFLKAAVEIPSHPDAGVAEMRAFLVETLEDHGVEGTFDEAGNMLATREPATANERRDGDLHYVLNTHIDTVSPHVPLEVGDGEIRGRGSCDAKGQVAALLAAFLEAETANRVTLAITPDEELLSTGAHALASRPDSPIQDADAVIVGEPTGLDVCTAAKGRFEGTVELSGTNAHAAEPQSGVNAVAALKQVLGALETFDDREDAPPTHPNLGAATLTPTVVEGGEATNQVPDRVRLTVDRRSVPPETADGFERALVTHLEAAVPADVGVDFAFTERPTPFLEAWATDAETSIVDALAAASGGEVRPFTAATEASYFAAHAPTVVFGPGVLADEDGAVAHSPREYVETAAVRAGAEAVKRVLESP from the coding sequence ATGGGGGATTCGGAGGGGTTCGACCCGATCGCCTTCCTCAAGGCCGCGGTCGAAATCCCTTCCCACCCCGACGCCGGGGTCGCGGAGATGCGAGCCTTCCTGGTCGAGACCCTCGAGGACCACGGGGTCGAGGGGACGTTCGACGAGGCGGGGAACATGCTGGCGACGCGCGAGCCGGCGACAGCCAACGAACGGCGGGACGGTGACCTACACTACGTCCTCAACACCCACATCGACACCGTCTCACCGCACGTCCCGCTCGAGGTCGGGGACGGCGAAATCCGCGGCCGTGGATCCTGTGACGCGAAGGGACAGGTCGCCGCGCTGCTCGCCGCGTTTCTCGAGGCCGAGACAGCGAATCGAGTGACGCTCGCGATCACCCCCGACGAAGAACTTCTCTCGACAGGCGCCCACGCCCTCGCCTCCCGGCCTGACTCGCCAATCCAGGACGCCGACGCCGTCATCGTCGGCGAGCCGACCGGCCTCGACGTCTGCACCGCCGCGAAGGGGCGCTTCGAGGGGACGGTCGAACTCTCGGGGACAAACGCTCACGCCGCCGAACCGCAGTCGGGCGTCAATGCGGTGGCCGCCCTCAAGCAGGTTCTGGGGGCGCTCGAGACGTTCGACGACCGGGAGGACGCGCCGCCTACCCACCCCAACCTCGGGGCCGCGACGCTCACGCCGACGGTCGTCGAGGGTGGCGAGGCCACCAACCAGGTGCCCGACAGGGTTCGCCTCACGGTCGATCGGCGGAGCGTTCCACCCGAAACTGCAGACGGGTTCGAGCGGGCGCTGGTGACCCACCTCGAGGCGGCCGTTCCTGCCGACGTCGGCGTCGACTTCGCCTTCACCGAGCGGCCGACGCCGTTCCTCGAGGCCTGGGCGACCGACGCCGAGACGTCGATCGTCGACGCCCTTGCGGCGGCGAGCGGAGGCGAGGTGCGCCCGTTCACGGCCGCCACCGAGGCCTCTTACTTCGCCGCCCACGCGCCTACTGTCGTCTTTGGACCGGGGGTGCTCGCGGACGAGGACGGCGCCGTTGCTCACTCCCCACGGGAGTACGTCGAAACGGCCGCCGTTCGGGCGGGAGCGGAGGCCGTGAAGCGAGTGCTCGAGTCGCCGTGA
- the dapF gene encoding diaminopimelate epimerase has product MSAFADVHFEKYHGTGNDFLVIDAETYVPDRRGLAARECDREAGVGADGILFLALEDRYNPPRVIMTLVQPDGGTAPMCGNGARCAGRWAMERTGSDEVMIDTQAGTRHAYRVESDGSNGSGEEDQDQDDRIAVEMGEPTFDPKSIPVLADDPVVEESIEGLEVTVVNTGVPHAVAFVEDVDAVNLEAVAKPVRHAEDFPLGTNVNLASVEGDGFRQRTFERGVEGETDACGTGAVAIAAAARRLGLADGDSISVSPPGGDLEVVFDGDTATLIGPVEHEFDGEVQTTHFSSFDP; this is encoded by the coding sequence ATGAGCGCCTTCGCCGACGTCCACTTCGAGAAGTACCACGGGACCGGCAACGACTTCCTCGTGATCGACGCCGAGACGTACGTCCCCGACCGTCGGGGGCTGGCCGCACGCGAGTGCGACCGCGAGGCGGGCGTCGGCGCCGACGGCATCCTGTTCCTGGCGCTCGAGGACCGGTACAACCCGCCGCGGGTAATCATGACGCTCGTCCAGCCCGACGGCGGGACGGCGCCGATGTGTGGCAACGGTGCCCGCTGCGCCGGCCGGTGGGCCATGGAGCGTACCGGGAGCGACGAGGTCATGATCGATACCCAGGCCGGGACGCGCCACGCCTATCGCGTGGAGAGCGACGGGAGCAACGGGAGCGGCGAGGAGGACCAAGACCAGGACGACCGGATCGCCGTCGAGATGGGCGAACCGACCTTCGACCCGAAGTCGATTCCAGTACTCGCGGACGACCCCGTGGTCGAGGAATCCATCGAGGGCCTCGAGGTCACGGTTGTCAACACGGGCGTTCCACACGCCGTCGCGTTCGTTGAGGACGTGGACGCGGTCAATCTCGAGGCCGTCGCGAAGCCGGTTCGCCACGCCGAGGACTTTCCGCTGGGGACGAACGTGAACCTCGCGAGCGTCGAGGGTGACGGGTTCCGCCAGCGAACCTTCGAACGCGGCGTCGAGGGCGAAACCGATGCCTGCGGAACCGGTGCGGTGGCCATCGCCGCGGCCGCCCGCCGACTGGGGCTCGCCGACGGCGACTCGATTTCCGTTAGCCCACCGGGCGGCGATCTCGAGGTCGTCTTCGACGGCGACACCGCGACCCTGATCGGCCCGGTCGAACACGAGTTCGACGGCGAGGTGCAGACGACCCACTTCTCGTCGTTCGACCCGTGA
- the lysA gene encoding diaminopimelate decarboxylase, giving the protein MSAAESGVPNPPVRRLGDWSASHLRDLADDYGTSLYVLDLERVRENYERLETAFPESEIMFAAKANALGRVLETLLEAGAGIECASAGELVRALEAGAPGERVHYTAVNPPATDLDLAVDAAADNHALTITAGAEDTIDRLEERGYDGRLCLRVNPGIGAGHHKKVRTGADAKFGVPANRAVETAVDAAERGFDVVGVHAHVGSGVSSDDLDAHREFVSRMGDLAREVNEALTAAPDAQAGLEFVDVGGGFGVPYREDEAPLDLEAVAEATRDALGEVDARLTIEPGRYLVADAGVLLTRVNTVKDAPETTVVGVDAGMTTLARPAMYGSYHPIRNLEANAVDRPETPQTVTGPICESSDVFCTDRSLPETARGDLLTIGNAGAYGYEMASTYNSRPRPASVVLEADGLATLSRRRETLEDVVRLERAAGDGEVDSDEPNRGSPREVSR; this is encoded by the coding sequence ATGAGCGCGGCCGAATCGGGGGTACCGAACCCGCCAGTTCGCCGCCTCGGCGACTGGAGCGCGAGCCACCTGCGGGACCTAGCCGACGACTACGGGACCTCGCTGTACGTCCTCGACCTCGAGCGCGTCCGCGAGAACTACGAGCGACTCGAGACCGCGTTCCCCGAGAGCGAGATCATGTTCGCAGCGAAGGCGAACGCGCTCGGCAGGGTACTGGAGACGCTACTCGAGGCTGGCGCGGGCATCGAGTGTGCCTCCGCCGGCGAACTCGTCCGGGCGCTCGAGGCGGGCGCGCCGGGCGAGCGGGTCCACTACACGGCGGTCAACCCGCCCGCGACGGACCTGGACCTCGCGGTCGACGCGGCAGCCGACAATCACGCGCTAACGATCACCGCCGGCGCCGAAGACACCATAGATCGCCTCGAGGAACGCGGCTACGACGGCCGGCTCTGCCTGCGCGTGAACCCCGGCATCGGCGCGGGCCACCACAAGAAGGTTCGGACGGGCGCGGACGCGAAGTTCGGCGTTCCAGCGAACAGGGCGGTCGAGACGGCCGTCGACGCCGCCGAGCGCGGGTTCGACGTCGTCGGCGTCCACGCCCACGTCGGCTCCGGCGTCTCGAGCGACGACCTGGACGCTCACCGCGAGTTCGTCTCGCGGATGGGGGACCTCGCGCGGGAGGTGAACGAGGCGTTGACCGCCGCTCCCGATGCGCAGGCAGGCCTCGAGTTCGTCGACGTCGGCGGCGGTTTCGGCGTCCCCTACCGCGAGGACGAGGCGCCGCTCGACCTCGAGGCGGTCGCCGAAGCCACCCGTGACGCACTGGGGGAAGTCGACGCCCGACTGACGATCGAACCCGGTCGGTACTTGGTGGCCGACGCCGGGGTGCTCCTGACGCGGGTAAACACGGTCAAGGACGCCCCGGAGACGACCGTCGTGGGCGTCGACGCGGGTATGACGACGCTGGCTCGACCGGCGATGTACGGGTCGTACCATCCGATCCGGAACCTCGAGGCCAACGCCGTCGATCGGCCCGAGACCCCGCAGACGGTGACGGGCCCCATCTGCGAAAGTTCGGACGTCTTCTGTACGGACCGCTCGTTGCCGGAGACGGCCCGTGGCGACCTCCTCACGATCGGCAACGCCGGCGCCTACGGCTACGAGATGGCGAGTACGTACAACTCCCGTCCGCGGCCCGCCTCGGTCGTCCTCGAGGCCGACGGCTTGGCGACGCTCTCGCGGCGCCGCGAGACGCTTGAGGACGTCGTTCGACTCGAGCGGGCCGCTGGAGATGGCGAGGTCGATAGCGACGAACCGAACCGCGGCTCACCGCGGGAGGTGTCCCGATGA
- a CDS encoding 2,3,4,5-tetrahydropyridine-2,6-dicarboxylate N-succinyltransferase, translating to MSPSTDGNTNANSNVNSDASALESAITDLWNRYEANGVDAESATEDDMATLEAFLDALEAGDVRAAEPHGEDGEWTANAWVKQGILLNFGLRETRAREYGGVTYNDVLPLADSSDFGERGSRNTPDGTVVRRGAHVGSDCILMSPAFVNVGAHVGDGTLVDSCDTVGSCAQIGANVKLGANTLIGGVLEPVENAPVVIEDGVSLGAGCRVTSGFVVGENSVVGENTLLTPRIPVYDLVEEEIIYGELPAERRAFTRFVESSISDHDLFEGGAYKPAVVATALEDRTLERSEREEVLRDQ from the coding sequence ATGAGTCCATCGACCGACGGCAATACGAACGCGAATTCGAACGTAAACTCGGACGCGAGCGCACTCGAATCCGCGATCACCGACCTGTGGAACCGCTACGAGGCGAACGGCGTCGACGCCGAGTCAGCGACCGAAGACGACATGGCGACGCTCGAGGCCTTCCTCGACGCGCTCGAGGCGGGCGACGTTCGCGCGGCCGAACCCCACGGCGAGGACGGCGAGTGGACGGCCAACGCCTGGGTCAAGCAGGGCATCCTGCTCAACTTCGGCCTGCGCGAAACCCGCGCCCGCGAGTACGGCGGCGTCACCTACAACGACGTGCTCCCGCTCGCGGACTCGAGCGACTTCGGCGAGCGCGGCTCCCGAAACACGCCCGACGGCACAGTCGTGCGCCGGGGCGCTCACGTCGGATCGGACTGCATCCTGATGAGCCCGGCGTTCGTCAACGTCGGCGCCCACGTCGGGGACGGAACGCTCGTCGACTCCTGCGATACGGTGGGTTCGTGCGCCCAGATCGGCGCGAACGTCAAGCTCGGCGCCAACACGCTGATTGGCGGCGTCCTCGAGCCAGTCGAGAACGCCCCGGTCGTCATCGAAGACGGCGTCTCGCTGGGCGCAGGCTGTCGCGTCACCTCTGGATTCGTCGTCGGCGAGAACTCCGTCGTCGGCGAGAACACGCTACTCACGCCACGAATCCCGGTCTACGACCTCGTCGAGGAGGAGATCATCTACGGCGAGTTGCCCGCGGAGCGCCGCGCATTCACCCGGTTCGTCGAGTCCTCGATCAGCGACCACGACCTGTTCGAGGGCGGGGCGTACAAGCCCGCCGTCGTCGCGACCGCCCTCGAGGACCGGACACTCGAGCGCTCCGAACGCGAGGAGGTGTTACGAGACCAATGA
- the dapB gene encoding 4-hydroxy-tetrahydrodipicolinate reductase, producing MSVRVGVTGAAGRMGRRVLGVLTDRDDCEVAFAVNRSTDVERLAGIEIESALEIHPLLEERDPDAVIDFTGPQSALEYAAACAEAGVPFVTGTTGFSDEDKSQLEAYGDETALLHSPNFARGVQALLALVGDAVASLPGYDVELVETHHNGKRDAPSGTANRLLEEIESAGDFTDRVHGREGEQPRRAGEIGVHALRAGNVTGEHEVVLAGNHEELRLTHRAEDRGVFAAGAVDAAVWLAGQEPGRYDFSEVLSA from the coding sequence ATGAGCGTCCGGGTCGGCGTCACGGGCGCAGCCGGCCGCATGGGGCGACGCGTCCTCGGCGTGCTCACGGACCGCGACGACTGCGAGGTCGCCTTCGCGGTCAACCGGAGCACCGACGTCGAGCGCCTCGCAGGCATCGAGATCGAGTCCGCTCTCGAGATCCACCCCTTGCTCGAAGAGCGCGACCCGGACGCGGTAATCGATTTTACGGGACCGCAATCGGCGCTCGAGTACGCCGCCGCCTGCGCCGAGGCGGGTGTCCCGTTCGTCACGGGGACGACGGGATTTTCCGACGAGGACAAGTCACAGCTCGAGGCCTACGGCGACGAAACCGCGCTGCTTCACAGTCCGAACTTCGCTCGCGGCGTCCAGGCGCTGCTCGCGCTCGTCGGGGACGCCGTTGCGAGCCTGCCCGGTTACGACGTCGAACTCGTCGAGACCCACCACAACGGCAAGCGCGACGCCCCGAGCGGGACGGCTAACCGACTGCTCGAGGAGATTGAATCGGCCGGCGACTTCACGGATCGCGTCCACGGCCGAGAAGGCGAGCAGCCGCGTCGAGCGGGCGAGATCGGCGTTCACGCCCTGCGAGCCGGGAACGTAACGGGGGAACACGAGGTCGTCCTCGCCGGCAACCACGAGGAACTGCGACTCACCCACCGCGCCGAGGACCGCGGGGTCTTCGCCGCCGGCGCCGTCGACGCGGCGGTCTGGCTGGCCGGCCAGGAACCCGGCCGATACGACTTTTCGGAGGTACTTTCAGCATGA
- the dapA gene encoding 4-hydroxy-tetrahydrodipicolinate synthase, with translation MTHDIDFTGVFPAMCTPFDADERIDYETLRADAQRLETAGVDGLVPVGSTGESATLTHDEHVRVLEAVIDAVDDVPVIAGTGSNNTREALELSERAADAGADGLLLISPYYNKPEQRGLLEHYRTIADAVDVPQIVYNVPSRTGRTIEPDTVVELADHPNIGGYKAAEGDLGVIGEIVERTADSDFSVLSGDDALTLPMLSIGGRGGISVVANIEPERTVAMVGAALEGDYERARAIHHELGPLMRELFVETNPIPVKEAMAIRGYGPARLRPPLTRLQDEYREDLEAILEDLENQPTSRAEAE, from the coding sequence ATGACACACGACATCGACTTCACGGGCGTCTTCCCGGCGATGTGCACGCCCTTCGACGCCGACGAGCGAATCGACTACGAGACACTCCGCGCGGACGCCCAGCGCCTCGAGACCGCGGGCGTCGACGGCCTCGTCCCCGTCGGCTCTACTGGCGAATCCGCCACCCTGACCCACGACGAGCACGTTCGCGTGCTCGAGGCGGTGATCGACGCCGTCGACGACGTGCCCGTGATCGCGGGCACCGGTTCGAACAACACGCGCGAGGCGCTCGAACTCTCCGAGCGCGCGGCCGATGCCGGCGCCGATGGCCTCCTCCTAATCTCGCCGTACTACAACAAGCCCGAACAGCGCGGTCTGCTCGAGCACTACCGGACCATCGCGGACGCGGTCGACGTGCCCCAGATCGTCTACAACGTGCCCTCGCGGACGGGCCGGACGATCGAACCGGACACGGTCGTCGAACTGGCCGACCACCCGAACATCGGCGGCTACAAGGCCGCAGAAGGCGACCTCGGCGTCATCGGCGAAATCGTCGAGCGGACCGCTGACTCGGACTTCTCGGTGCTCTCGGGCGACGACGCGCTCACCCTCCCGATGCTCTCGATCGGCGGACGCGGTGGCATCAGCGTCGTCGCCAACATCGAACCCGAGCGAACCGTCGCGATGGTCGGGGCCGCCCTCGAGGGCGACTACGAGCGCGCCCGGGCCATCCACCACGAACTCGGGCCGCTGATGCGCGAACTCTTCGTCGAGACGAACCCCATCCCAGTCAAGGAGGCGATGGCGATCCGCGGGTACGGCCCCGCGAGGCTACGCCCGCCGCTCACCCGCCTCCAGGACGAGTACCGCGAGGACCTCGAGGCCATCCTCGAGGACCTTGAGAACCAGCCCACCTCCCGGGCGGAGGCCGAGTGA